A single genomic interval of Cellvibrio sp. PSBB023 harbors:
- a CDS encoding mechanosensitive ion channel family protein produces the protein MKELMQNLLTQLGMGDNDYIYASAVIILIVLISLIIHWLFHKVVMGFLRKNANNSEQQWKHSLYKNKLFPRIALTLQGIIIFVQARLWLNADDNALPVIEVITHLWILLYGLLSVYSLLDTLEDISNNSPTGKRLPLRGIFQSIKLIGATVAIIFAIALLIGKSPVILFSGLGAMTAILLLVFKDPILGLVAGIQLSANKMLAVGDWLEMPKYGADGDVVDINLTTVKIRNWDKTITTVPTYALISDSFKNWRGMTESGGRRIKRAINIDTTSVHFLTDADINRLRKAQLLSSYIENKLTEIAAYNAEHKVDASSAANGRRLTNLGTLRAYLEAYLKASPHIHKEMTCMVRQLHPGAEGIPLEIYAFTNTTAWAAYENIQADIFDHIFAVLPEFGLRVYQSPTGYDMQQLGSTLNNPRVTAESPTS, from the coding sequence ATGAAAGAACTTATGCAAAACCTGCTGACGCAGCTTGGTATGGGCGATAACGACTATATTTACGCATCAGCGGTGATAATACTGATTGTGCTGATATCACTTATTATCCACTGGCTATTTCACAAGGTTGTGATGGGGTTTTTACGGAAAAACGCCAACAACTCCGAGCAGCAATGGAAGCATTCACTGTATAAAAATAAACTGTTTCCTCGTATCGCGTTAACCTTGCAAGGCATTATTATTTTTGTGCAAGCGCGACTCTGGCTGAATGCCGATGATAACGCGTTACCTGTTATTGAAGTGATAACCCACTTATGGATTTTGTTGTATGGTTTGTTGTCAGTGTACTCGTTGCTGGATACGCTGGAGGACATTTCCAATAATAGCCCAACCGGCAAGCGCCTTCCCTTACGCGGTATTTTTCAAAGCATTAAATTAATTGGCGCTACGGTTGCTATTATTTTTGCGATTGCGTTATTGATTGGTAAATCCCCCGTTATTTTATTTAGTGGTTTGGGGGCCATGACGGCAATTTTATTATTGGTCTTTAAAGATCCAATTCTTGGTTTGGTGGCGGGCATTCAGTTGTCCGCCAATAAAATGCTGGCCGTAGGCGATTGGCTTGAAATGCCAAAATATGGCGCCGATGGCGATGTGGTTGACATTAACCTTACCACCGTAAAAATTCGCAACTGGGATAAAACCATTACCACGGTTCCTACCTACGCATTGATTTCTGATTCATTTAAAAACTGGCGCGGCATGACCGAATCCGGCGGACGCCGTATTAAGCGCGCCATTAATATTGATACTACCAGTGTTCATTTCCTGACAGACGCCGATATTAATCGCCTGCGGAAAGCGCAATTATTGAGTAGTTATATTGAAAACAAGTTAACCGAAATTGCTGCCTACAATGCCGAACACAAAGTGGATGCCAGTTCCGCCGCCAATGGCCGCCGCCTGACAAACCTTGGCACGCTGCGCGCCTACCTTGAAGCCTATTTAAAAGCGAGCCCGCACATCCACAAGGAAATGACCTGTATGGTGCGCCAGTTGCATCCGGGGGCAGAAGGTATCCCACTGGAGATTTATGCGTTTACCAATACCACCGCGTGGGCAGCTTATGAAAATATCCAGGCCGATATTTTTGACCATATTTTTGCGGTGTTGCCTGAATTTGGTTTGCGGGTGTATCAGTCACCAACCGGTTATGACATGCAACAACTCGGCAGCACACTTAACAACCCACGCGTAACTGCCGAGTCACCAACATCATAA